In the Silene latifolia isolate original U9 population chromosome 1, ASM4854445v1, whole genome shotgun sequence genome, TACCTCAAAATGTTACACAATTTAGGCCCATCTCTTGTTGTAATGTTGTTTATAAATGTATCTCTAAATTGTTATGCAATAGGCTCGCTAAAATTCTTCCTCATATTATTAGTGATCGCCAGGGTGGGTTTATTAAAGGACGGAGTATTGTGGAGAACATCTTAATTTGTCAAGATGTGATTAGATGTTATAATAGGAAGACTGTGTCACCTAGATTCATGCTCAAAGTAGACTTAAAAAAAGCCTATGACTCAGTAAATTGGGGATTCCTGGAACAAATGTTGACCTATTTAAACTTTCCCCCTTTCTTTATCCATCTAATCATGGAGTGCACAAGCACTGTTTCATACTCTCTTGTCCTTAATGGTGAGATTTTTGGTCACTTCAAAGGTGTTAAAGGTTTGAGACAGGGTGATCCCCTGTCCCCCCTTCTATTCACTATTGCCATGGAATATTTGAGTAGGGTCCTGACCTATACTACTGCTACTTTCCCTTTCAAATTCCATCCTCTATGCAACCCTTTGAGATTGTCCCAccttatgtttgctgatgatttatTACTCTTCTGCAAAGGAGATGTGAAGTCTATAATGGTTCTTTTAAAATCCTTTTCTACTTTTTCTCATGCTTCTGGGCTCCAAATGAATCCTACCAAGACCAATGCCTTCTTTAATGGGGTTCCTAGCTGGGTTAAATAAGAGATATTACAAGTCTCTGGAGTTCAAGAAGGCCATCTGCCATTTAGGTATCTTGGATTTCCTATTACCTGTGGCAGGATGTCCAAAGATGATTGTAGTATCCTTGTGGAGAAGCTGATTAATAGGATAAGAAGTTTTGGTTCCAAAAAGTTATCATTCTCTGGGAGATTGGTGTTAGTGTCCTCTGTGCTCACTGCTCTTTACAACTACTGGGTGAATATCTTTGTTATACGTAAGGGTGTTCTCAACAAAGTTAATTCCATTTGTAGGAATTATTTATGGGGTGGAGGAACTGAATTTATCAGGAGTCCAAGAGTAAGCTGGGAGAAAATTTGTTCCCCCAAGTCTGAGGGGGGATTGGGGCTTAGAGACAGTTCTGTCTGGAACATTGCAGCTATGGGAAAACTTCTTTGGTGGATCTACTATAACCCAGATAGAGTATGGGTGAAGTGGGTTAACCAAGTCTATTTGAAAGGCCACTTTTGGGATGACTACCAACCTGGTATTGATATCAGTTGGGGATGGAAGTCAGTTTGTAAGGTTAAAGACAAATTGGCATCTGGTTATTCTAATGGGCAATGGCTTTTGGATACAAAAGGCTATACAATACAAAGTGGTTATGAACTTCTCAGACTGAAATTTCAGACTGTAACTTGGCACAAACAGATCTGGAATCCTTGGTGCATCCCTAAACGTCAATTCATAGCTTGGCTAGTGGCTAGAGAGGCTCTTTTACTCAAGGAGAGGCTGCTGACACTAGGTGTTGCTAATGATGCTGACTGCTTGTTATGTGGCAGGGGGATAGAAAATCACATTCACCTATTTCAAACATGTGAATATGCAAGGAAGATTTTTGATGAACTTGGCAAACTGTTGGGTGTTTCTCTACCTGCAACTGATTTGCTGCAATTAATTGAACATGAACAACATTCACAGTTGAAGAAGGGGGTGTTGTTGTGTGCTGTACTTGCAGCATACTACCACATCTGGCTCCAGAGAAACCAAACTAGAGTTGATGGCTGTGTTCTTAGGCCTACTCTAGTTATTTCACAGATAATGAAGGTGCTTAAAATGCGTGTTGGTTCAAGCCTTAAGCCAGATTTAGCAAGTCAAGATGTGATTTGGCTAAGTAGTGTTAAATTGTATTTGTAGTTTCTTTTGTAGGAAACTGAAAATGTGATGTACCCAAAATCGGTGTAGTTGTAACTTGTTACGGTTTAATGGAaattcttacatttcaccaaaaaaaaaatccctCTTCCTCTTTTCAGCCCGACCAGACTCATCAACTACCTTTTCAGGAGACACCAACTGAATCTGTTGAATAGGCGCCTGAACCTGCAAAGCACTATCACTCCATGTAGCCTCGCTACTCCGGGATTTCTCCCCAGTAATTTGAGAAACGCCTGCCTTCACCAGGGATAATCCAAAGCTAGCAATCCTGGAAGAAGCTCTAGTAGCTGCACGACGAGGCTCTACATCAGCAATATAAACATATGTCCAAGCAAAAATAACCCACAAAGCAAGGGTAATAAAACTTACTGCCTGATGAAGAAGCCCCTGAAGCTTTAGCACCCCTCACATCTTTGTAGGTGCTCAATTTGGCTTTCTTGAAGCGAGGCATAGGTGCCTGCCCCAGACAGGCAAGCCATGTcctctcctcttcaggcaacgCCATGAAAGCAGCAATCCGatcagccgacccctcagcatcaggatcatTGGCCTAGTCAGCCACTACAAGGACAAATCAAGTAagcatatttaaaaaaaaaaaaaaacaacataaATCATCCCTAGCCAAAATTCAGTACAAGAAGAAGAAATTACCTCCCTCAACAGCAAGGTAACTAAGATAATCCAGATTAGGGGCAATAGAGTCAGCcctgataaacatataagtttgcgcccatcccttatcatcctCTGAATCAAAGTTGGTGGTCAAATGAGCCATCTTCGACCTGACTCGAAGATTCAAACGACCAGTAGATTGACTCTTCAAatgataaacatttttaaaatCTTCTAGAGTGATGACCAACTTATGCTTAGCACACAGTTGTTCAACTGAGTGAACGATCTTCCAAACCATTTTCATAAGTTGAAATGGAGGGACCCTGATAGCCCTGATAACCTCAGCCATGAACGAAGAAAGTGGAAGCTGACATCCTCCCTTGAACGCCAACTCAAAAATGCAAAACCAGCCTGGACTAccccaattagccctgactggacctCCTTCAGGGATCCAAACATCAGCTTCAGCACGGAGAAGACCCCTGCCCTTCAAATAGTGTTCAAAGTTAGCTTCAACTGATTGGCCTCAGGAAAAGAGGCAGACAAAGCCTTCACATGGGCATAGGTGACTCCTCTGTATGACATAGATAGAATTTCCGGAGGAGCAGTTatctccacaacttcatcctcagggatgatttcaggaacatcaacaacaacaggAGTTTTATCAACCTCAGCAGTAGCCTTGTATGCGGCCGTCTTTCTTCTCCCCCCAGCCATTTTTTAGATTTAAAatttgttaggcccaatttagcctggtctgactccaacttggcctgaccttactaggctgattgaggcaaccagGGACCAGACAAATCTAATTACTATTTGGTAGATGAAGAGTACCACAagataagcaagctactaaatcctagaagaaaagcctgatggtaagtacagaatagcctggcaggacaCTCAAGCAGGCTGGATTAAATTGTCAAACAAGAAATACAGTTATATGAACAAATAACCACGCCCTACTctcatggaagaccaagtccaactacaagAAACACATAATCTTAGTAAATCAGAACGTGCAAGAGGAAAGGAACAACGGTTTGTTGaagaagaacgagtcaaccgtattaatagggaatgtgccctattttccaGCTAACAACTCCAACGATCAAGGGGAACGTTGAGGTTGAATGCAACGTTAGCATCTgaagaactataaatagcatgatcTAACAATTGTAAAGAGGATCATTATTCATCAATTATTTACAATTTATCTCTTACTCTTTCTTCAATATTCAGTTGTATACACGAGTTTGTGCTCAGCTTATCAAAGTAATACAAAcgatattctttatacttaattcttccttgttatttactcatactattattctaaatttattgaactagatacccttattactcaataatcaagccggatcctttcagggaaaatcctgctaaaacaattggcgcccaccgggGGCATCTAGTTCGTtaatcaaaaaattccttttgccattcttcatttaatattcacatacaaaaatggtagaactcaccccagaacaacaattggcggctGCCTTAGCTAAAATCAAAGAACTGGAGACAATTCAAGAAAAGGCAGCCCAAGCAGAGGCTGAAATCAGTAGACtaaaggaatctgagtctaacctgagaaaaaaattggaaaatcaaaggcttggctccaagaccagattcgagccaagaaccccattctcatccattatcaaaaacattgacttttccaattttggaactccggagaaggatacctcatccgcacccaaatcattcccaataatgaaataaacaaaatcAAGCAatgaataatgatggctatgcttcagaaattcaaaaactccacaacaaaatataaaatatacCGGAGTGCCAGGACCccgtggctgaagtagaagttgatgcCTTCGCGATTCACCCTTTGCGATGAAATTGCAAAAaatgatctccccaagaaatttaccatcccatccatgagaacttatgatggaacctctgattcacaaaatcacgttgccatattcaaacagaagatgttagccgcctcaatacccagtgaactcaggcaggtctgcatgtgtaaaggctttggtacaaccctgactggagcagcattacaatggttcatcaatctcccaaatggaagtatcaagaattttgcagaactggtcaatgccttcaatcaacaattcgcaagcagcagagacatggccaagagacccaagaACTGTTCAGGGTAAAGAAACTTcccgaagaatctctcaaagaattcctggcaagatttgtcaaagagaaggtagctATTCCCAGGTGCGACGAAGAGACAGCGGTAGAAgtcttcaggcaaggagtcctgcttgatagtgacatctatgcagacttaaccaaaaaagcctgcccaacctttgccactgttcaatccatcgccttagaacatgtcagattggaagaagatctcaacttcagaacaaactcatccggaggaaagcaaggctatggacacactaacaggaaaagctcctaccagaaaggaggcaacctcGGATCAAGACCCTTTTCCGGACACAACGATCcaaagtcaacatggcacaagaacacaaaggtaacctttctagcctaccaactattcctaaatataacttctctataaatactgcaggattaatcaaacgcccgGAAAGCTTGGGAGATACGGTCGATGGCCcaaaaatccgacaaccccaggaaagatccaacgagatggtgtgacttccaccaagacatcgggcacaccacagaagaatgcatccaactcaggaaacaagtggcatacctcTTAAAGCAGGGCTatctgaaagacttaatccagcagccaaagaacaaagatgaaagacagaacaagagagattcagggaacagcagagatccttctcctcctccccccatctatgaagtcatgttcataaatggaggatcagaaatatATGGCTTAACCAGCTCGGCTGCCAagagaatatccagggagtccAAACTTCAACCCCCTCTTAGATCTAAGTCATTACCTGctgttacttttgatgactcagacttgcagggaatatcagatctacaccttgacagcttggtaattaccATGAAAATcggcacagctaaggtatcaagaatcctgatagatgggggcagttcaatcaacttggtgatgcttgacgtcctcaaagctatgaagatagatgaagagaaaatcatcaaaaaattcagtgtcctggttggattcagcggagaaacaaagaataccctgggagaaattagcctgccaacctatgtggaaggcgtggcttcctatgaaagattcggggtaatggattgcctatcctcgtataacgtaatcctgggcagaccatggatccacaacgtcaaagcaatcccgtcaacataccatcaatgtgtgaaaataccaaccgaatgggggataaccaccatcaggggagaagaAAGGACAACTCAGAAATGCTACAaccaggctttgaaaccttcaaagtcaggtaagtccctcgcatagcaattaaagtcacctgtcagaaAGAATATATTGCGCGAtcacacagatggaaacaggagaggtcattcgGACCCGCACTTCCcgacaggaaggtacttgtaggatCGGATGCACTGACTCGGTCGACCAATCTGgtcgctttctcaaaactaaaatgtcttgttttgcttggtcacattttgatatgactggtatagatgttgatattataacccataagttaaatattgacaaatcctttaagcctcagacaaacaaaaagaagaaaatttgctgctgagaggcatgaaatcatcaaccaagaagttgacaagctattggacatgagaatgatcagggaagtaatgtaccccaaCTGGCTtacaaatgtagtagtcgtccaaaagaaacaCGGCAAATGGAgtgtctgtgtagactacaccgacctaaacaaggcctgccccaaagatccatttcccctgccacatatcgatgcaatggtggatgccactgcaggccacgagatgttaacattcatggatgcctccagtggattcaaccaaatgaAGATGCACCCCGGATCGGAAAAGTACACCTTCATCATCACGAAAGAGGAATATCtttgttatctttgctatgccctttggattaaaaaatgcaggtgcaacctatcaaagattagtcaacatgatgttcaaagattaaataggagataccatggaagtttacatagacgatatggtagtcaagtcaaaaaaggcagaagaccacatcAAAGACCTGGAGgtagccttccaaatactggaaaaattcaatatgaagctcaacccacagaaatgccattttggagtctcaacaggcaaattcttgggctatatggtgacaaaaagaggaatagaagccagccctgaacagatcaaagccatcctggagctagaaccaccaaagacagtcaaagacatacaaaagctgacaggaagaatagcagccctaaacaggttcatttcaagatcgtcagagaggtgcaaatcattctataatctgctaaggaaaaacaaagactttcaatggacccctgatcatcaggctgcctttgaagatctgaaaacatatctatcctctcctcccttgttggcaaaaccagtcaaagatgaaccccgacaaaGATACTTGTCGATCCACAAACTAAACTTTGTCGGTGCGatcctggtcaaagaagcggaTGGACAACAACACcttgtctattacgtaagtaaaagtctactagatgcagagatcaggtatggcctacttgaaaaatacgttttagctttaattatgagttgcacaaaattaagacaatactttgaaagccaccctataatagtcagaaccaatcttcctatcaagtctgtacttaggaaaccagaattgtccggacgaatgtgcaaatggtcagtccagctaagcacacacaacataacatttgaacctaggacagcaattaagtcacaagcactagcagactttgtggctaattttagtccagccctagaacccgacctaataaaagaagtaaatagattgaccaatgaccaaacagacctagaatggactctatttgtcgatggtgcagccaacatgaggggcacaggcctaggggtagtactaaaatcgccacagggggataagatagtacaagctataagctgtgcatttgaagctaccaaTAATGAGGCAGAGTATGAAGCCCTAacagctggattaaaggtatgtattgaccttgctgtataaaacctaaaggtacgtactgattccctccttatttcaaaccaagtaaatggaatatatagggcaaaagactcaaaaatgatgctttatttggaagttgtccaaaatctaaaaacaaaatttcgcaattttaatattgatcaaattcctagggacttgaatacccaggccgatgacCTAgtcggcctaggatccaacttcagtccccctgactttgataaaatacccatcgtacatctattagaacctgcaataaacaaacaagatgaaagtttcccaatatgtattgccaattcttggacaaaacctaactacgattggctacaacaaggaatcctccccctgaataagcaagatgctag is a window encoding:
- the LOC141657859 gene encoding uncharacterized protein LOC141657859 translates to MSKDDCSILVEKLINRIRSFGSKKLSFSGRLVLVSSVLTALYNYWVNIFVIRKGVLNKVNSICRNYLWGGGTEFIRSPRVSWEKICSPKSEGGLGLRDSSVWNIAAMGKLLWWIYYNPDRVWVKWVNQVYLKGHFWDDYQPGIDISWGWKSVCKVKDKLASGYSNGQWLLDTKGYTIQSGYELLRLKFQTVTWHKQIWNPWCIPKRQFIAWLVAREALLLKERLLTLGVANDADCLLCGRGIENHIHLFQTCEYARKIFDELGKLLGVSLPATDLLQLIEHEQHSQLKKGVLLCAVLAAYYHIWLQRNQTRVDGCVLRPTLVISQIMKVLKMRVGSSLKPDLASQDVIWLSSVKLYL